A DNA window from Camelina sativa cultivar DH55 chromosome 17, Cs, whole genome shotgun sequence contains the following coding sequences:
- the LOC104755993 gene encoding uncharacterized protein LOC104755993, whose translation MDNNHRQISATKSDGVEASDGVGQGKLYSPDHAIKIATKRDENVDQGNLYSPDHAIKLSEKPNPNQSVESSDSKEGEKQSKTTMVLGLKSLASVKDRVLEKLAAASVPSESLENTKQFLEGVIKDVAGAAQGMTKDALHRIKTHLTVILPSVSPDVTGQIVDDAEKEAIKGEEDDERKSKESSGDEVADKLPYVSPTSSFFGSLTKPFSKL comes from the exons ATGGATAATAATCATCGCCAAATCTCCGCCACGAAATCCGACGGCGTAGAAGCTTCGGACGGTGTGGGACAGGGGAAGCTATACTCTCCTGACCACGCGATCAAAATCGCTACAAAACGAGACGAAAACGTGGACCAGGGGAACCTATACTCTCCTGACCACGCGATCAAATTATCAGAGAAGCCTAACCCCAACCAATCTGTGGAATCATCGGATtcaaaagaaggagagaagcagAGCAAGACGACGATGGTGTTGGGACTGAAGAGTCTTGCATCGGTTAAGGATAGAGTTTTAGAGAAACTAGCCGCTGCTTCGGTTCCGTCGGAGTCGCTCGAAAACACTAAGCAGTTTTTGGAAGGTGTGATTAAGGATGTCGCCGGAGCGGCTCAGGGGATGACGAAAGACGCTTTGCACCGGATTAAAACCCATCTCACTGTTATTCTCCCCTCTGTTTCTCCTGACGTCACCGGACAG ATAGTGGACGATGCTGAGAAAGAAGCCATTAAAGGAGAGGAAGACGATGAGAGAAAGTCAAAAGAAAGCTCCGGAGACGAAGTCGCTGACAAGTTGCCGTACGTGTCTCCGACGTCTT
- the LOC104759253 gene encoding uncharacterized protein LOC104759253 → MDNNHRQISATKSDGVEASDGVGQGKLYSPDHAIKIATKRDENVDQGNLYSPDHAIKLSEKPNPNQSVESSDSKEGEKQSKTTMVLGLKSLASVKDRVLEKLAAASVPSESLENTKQFLEGVIKDVAGAAQGMTKDALHRIKTHLTVILPSVSPDVTXSSSSSLLSLLCNFTSFV, encoded by the coding sequence ATGGATAATAATCATCGCCAAATCTCCGCCACGAAATCCGACGGCGTAGAAGCTTCGGACGGTGTGGGACAGGGGAAGCTATACTCTCCTGACCACGCGATCAAAATCGCTACAAAACGAGACGAAAACGTGGACCAGGGGAACCTATACTCTCCTGACCACGCGATCAAATTATCAGAGAAGCCTAACCCCAACCAATCTGTGGAATCATCGGATtcaaaagaaggagagaagcagAGCAAGACGACGATGGTGTTGGGACTGAAGAGTCTTGCATCGGTTAAGGATAGAGTTTTAGAGAAACTAGCCGCTGCTTCGGTTCCGTCGGAGTCGCTCGAAAACACTAAGCAGTTTTTGGAAGGTGTGATTAAGGATGTCGCCGGAGCGGCTCAGGGGATGACGAAAGACGCTTTGCACCGGATTAAAACCCATCTCACTGTTATTCTCCCCTCTGTTTCTCCTGACGTCACCNcttcttcttcttcgtccctTCTCTCACTACTCTGTAACTTCACTTCCTTCGTCTAA
- the LOC104755996 gene encoding uncharacterized protein LOC104755996, with protein sequence MNKKEIFKLAKGFRGRAKNCIRIARERVEKALQYSYRDRRNKKREMRGLWIERINAGSRQHGVNYGNFIHGLMKENIQLNRKVLSELSMHEPYSFKALVDVSRKSFPGNKNVVQASRKVDISSINA encoded by the exons atgaaCAAGAAGGAGATCTTCAAGCTAGCGAAAGGTTTCAGGGGAAGAGCGAAGAACTGCATAAGAATTGCTAGGGAGAGAGTAGAGAAAGCTCTTCAGTACTCTTACAGAGATAGGCGTAACAAGAAACGTGAGATGAGAGGTCTCTGGATCGAGCGCATCAACGCCGGTTCTCGTCAGCACGGT GTGAACTACGGTAACTTCATCCATGGACTGATGAAGGAGAACATCCAGCTGAACCGGAAAGTCCTCTCTGAGTTATCTATGCACGAACCTTACAGCTTCAAAGCACTTGTGGACGTCTCCCGCAAGTCTTTCCCTGGAAACAAGAACGTGGTCCAAGCATCTCGGAAAGTAGACATTTCATCCATCAATGCCTAG
- the LOC104755995 gene encoding uncharacterized protein LOC104755995, with protein MSGDSLLASKQGSSLSRFSQIKAVNLSQPKNVTKVINGLDSPKKSKFHLYRFELEHDVQRLRDQLQKETALRALLLKASDQSHKIELSHASSLPRNVQELLSNIAAMEATVSKLEQEIMSLHFLLIQERNERKLAEYNLTHSLSPPNAIDLVRLSEKNETLRRKEHKGQPRSKLAKSLQSFDNANELSKEMIRCMRNIFVSLGETSAGSKSSQETTSLSSRENPTSSSSTSWWSPSEHSRISKWAQSPRIDIQKNSDVLATESNAFDPYRVQGKLSWADIGSYRSATEVASMSVEEKRLGYASDELWRFRNLVERLARVNPTELSHNEKLAFWINIYNALIMHAYLAYGVPKTDVKLFSLMQKAAYTVGGHSYNAATIEYMTLKMNPPLHRPQIALLLSILKLKVSEAQRQAGISKPEPLVSFALSCGMHSSPTVRIYSAENVAEELEEAQKDYIQASVGVSPRGKLIVPHMLHCFAKKFVDDCKVSLWISRHLPPRQAAFVEQCIHRRQRWGFLGSSSSKCGVVPFDSRFRYLFLP; from the exons ATGTCTGGAGACTCTCTGCTCGCATCTAAACA AGGAAGTTCTTTGTCTAGATTCTCTCAGATCAAAGCCGTTAATCTCTCACAG CCAAAGAATGTTACTAAAGTGATCAACGGTCTTGATTCCCCCAAGAAGAGCAAGTTTCACCTTTACAGATTCGAACTCGAGCACGAT GTGCAGCGATTAAGAGATCAACTGCAGAAGGAAACTGCACTACGCGCTCTATTGCTGAAGGCTTCTGATCAAAGCCATAAGATTGAGCTGTCTCACGCATCTTCTCTTCCACGTAAC GTACAAGAACTTCTCTCCAATATAGCAGCAATGGAAGCTACGGTTTCTAAGCTCGAACAAGAGATCATGTCTCTGCATTTCTTGCTGATTCAAGAGCGAAACGAGAGGAAACTCGCCGAGTATAACCTCACGCATTCTCTATCTCCACCT AATGCTATAGATTTGGTTAGACTTTCTGAAAAGAACGAAACATTACGCCGCAAGGAACACAAAGGACAACCTAGAAGCAAACTGGCAAAGTCCTTGCAGAGTTTTGATAATGCCAATGAACTATCCAAGGAGATGATTAGATGCATGAGAAACATATTTGTGTCTCTAGGAGAGACATCTGCAGGATCCAAATCCTCACAAGAGACTACCAGTTTGTCTTCTCGTGAGAATCCTACATCATCGTCATCAACATCGTGGTGGTCTCCTTCAGAACACTCACGGATCTCCAAGTGGGCACAGAGTCCACGGATCGATATTCAGAAGAACTCAGATGTTTTAGCAACAGAGAGCAATGCATTTGATCCTTATAGAGTCCAAGGAAAGCTGAGCTGGGCTGACATAGGGAGTTACAGATCTGCAACTGAAGTGGCTTCAATGTCTGTTGAGGAGAAGAGGCTCGGATATGCTTCAGATGAGTTATGGAGATTCAG GAACCTCGTCGAAAGACTTGCCAGAGTAAATCCAACAGAACTAAGCCACAACGAGAAGCTCGCCTTCTGGATCAACATATACAATGCCTTGATCATGCAT GCATACTTAGCTTACGGCGTACCAAAAACCGACGTAAAGCTCTTCTCCTTGATGCAAAAG GCTGCTTATACAGTTGGTGGGCATTCATACAACGCAGCAACGATCGAGTACATGACTCTAAAGATGAACCCTCCTCTGCATCGACCTCAAATC GCTCTGCTTCTCTCCATTCTCAAGCTGAAAGTATCAGAAGCACAGAGACAAGCAGGGATAAGCAAACCTGAACCTCTAGTGTCTTTCGCTCTCAGCTGTGGAATGCACTCATCTCCTACA GTGAGAATATACTCAGCCGAGAACGTAGCcgaagaacttgaagaagctCAGAAAGATTATATACAGGCGTCAGTGGGAGTGAGCCCCAGGGGGAAGTTGATTGTGCCTCACATGCTTCACTGCTTCGCCAAGAAATTTGTCGATGACTGCAAGGTTTCTCTGTGGATTTCACGTCATTTGCCTCCCCGCCAAGCTGCATTTGTTGAGCAATGCATTCACCGGCGACAACGGTGGGGTTTTCTGGGTTCATCTAGTAGCAAATGCGGTGTAGTTCCCTTTGATTCACGGTTCCGGTATTTGTTTCTTCCATAA
- the LOC104755998 gene encoding U-box domain-containing protein 34-like — NRGFDFCRLGVPKPPQGHMKLVGDFSDSESEFSFISASQHESDISFISSSGRQSVDRSSFTYDLPDSARSSRMSTSSDQSIGSHRLGIKFTDLSYLNGSSTVSEESGRNSCSYSSQSLDDVEAQMRRLRLELKQTMDMYSSACREALTARHEATELQKLRTEEERRFEELKMTEETAMSIVENERAKAKTALEAAEAANRLAEVEAKRRLNAEMKVLKDSGSFSRHSIVRYRKYTVQEIEEGTDNFAESRKVGEGGYGPVFRGHLDHTSVAVKVLRPDAAQGRSQFHKEVEVLSCIRHPNMVLLLGACPEFGILVYEYMAKGSLDDRLFRRGNTPPISWQLRFRIAAEIATGLLFLHQTKPEPIVHRDLKPGNVLLDHNYVSKISDVGLARLVPAVAENVTQYRVTSAAGTFCYIDPEYQQTGMLGVKSDVYSLGIMLLQLLTAKQPMGLAYYVEQAIEEGTLKDMLDPAVPDWPVEEALALAKLSLQCAELRRKDRPDLGKEIMPELNRLRELGEESLESVYFAGQGRSSHPSQVSYSSDGRSAPLISNTGSSISNP, encoded by the exons AATCGTGGTTTCGACTTTTGTAGATTAGGGGTTCCGAAACCACCACAAGGACATATGAAATTAGTGGGGGATTTCTCAGATTCAGAGTCCGAGTTCTCATTCATCAGTGCTTCTCAACATGAATCCGACATCTCCTTCATCAGCAGCTCGGGGAGACAGAGTGTAGACCGATCATCATTCACCTACGATTTACCAGACTCAGCAAGATCCTCAAGAATGTCAACGAGCTCAGATCAGAGCATTGGGTCACATAGATTAGGAATCAAGTTTACGGATTTGAGTTATCTCAATGGTTCTTCTACGGTTTCTGAAGAGAGTGGAAGAAATTCTTGTTCTTATTCATCTCAGAGCTTG GATGATGTTGAAGCTCAAATGAGGAGACTCCGTTTAGAGCTGAAACAAACTATGGATATGTATAGCTCAGCTTGCAGAGAAGCTTTAACCGCAAGGCACGag GCGACAGAGCTGCAAAAGCTAAGGACAGAAGAGGAAAGAAGATTCGAGGAACTAAAGATGACAGAGGAAACAGCAATGTCAATAGTGGAAAACGAGAGAGCAAAAGCCAAAACAGCCTTGGAAGCTGCTGAAGCTGCAAACAGGCTTGCTGAAGTGGAAGCAAAGAGGAGGCTTAACGCAGAAATGAAGGTATTGAAAGATAGCGGTTCTTTCTCTCGACATAGCATCGTTCGGTACAGGAAATACACTGTTCAAGAAATCGAAGAAGGTACTGATAACTTTGCAGAGTCAAGAAAAGTTGGAGAAGGAGGGTATGGACCTGTGTTTAGAGGTCATCTTGATCACACAAGTGTCGCTGTTAAGGTTTTACGCCCTGACGCTGCTCAAGGAAGATCTCAGTTTCACAAAGAG GTTGAAGTACTAAGCTGCATAAGACATCCAAACATGGTGCTTCTCTTAGGAGCTTGTCCAGAATTCGGTATTCTCGTCTATGAATACATGGCCAAAGGAAGCTTAGATGACCGCCTTTTCAGACGCGGAAACACGCCGCCGATTTCATGGCAATTGCGTTTCAGAATCGCTGCTGAGATCGCTACGggtctcctcttcctccaccaGACCAAACCAGAACCTATTGTCCACAGAGACTTGAAACCAGGAAACGTACTTCTTGACCACAACTACGTCAGCAAGATCAGCGACGTCGGGCTTGCAAGACTCGTCCCCGCTGTAGCTGAAAACGTGACACAGTACCGAGTAACGTCAGCTGCAGGAACGTTCTGTTACATCGACCCTGAGTATCAACAAACCGGAATGTTGGGTGTGAAGTCAGATGTTTACTCTCTGGGAATCATGCTTTTGCAGCTCTTGACGGCGAAACAGCCGATGGGTTTGGCTTATTACGTGGAACAAGCGATCGAAGAAGGGACATTGAAAGATATGCTTGATCCTGCAGTACCAGATTGGCCAGTAGAGGAAGCTTTGGCTCTTGCGAAGTTATCGTTACAATGTGCAGagttaagaagaaaagatagGCCTGATCTTGGTAAAGAAATAATGCCTGAGCTTAATAGACTTAGAGAGCTTGGTGAAGAGAGTCTTGAGTCTGTGTATTTTGCTGGACAAGGAAGATCTTCACATCCTAGTCAAGTCTCTTATTCATCG GATGGTAGGAGTGCTCCTTTGATATCAAATACAGGATCTTCTATATCAAACCCATAG
- the LOC104756000 gene encoding uncharacterized protein LOC104756000 isoform X1, producing MGQGKEVKTRPDPQVEIQERGEIFFFYRPKVNKEEAHSVDDVQRLYIVMRPESGENPTEEKQDPLSGKEGSDKDSGDATTSASGAKNQGGEGGHGVEVEKVNIEKQLLLRFIVMGKKSLPDPSKKSQPFWGFVEMVTTNVEDVKTALKGEEYETKTRGHRHKPPARAVGEGIYRILRHKPSPTRKHHTHLVYKLEFPSESQNRAQEPQESMNIEPEGSFLIQIRNPEQGGGGGRSGFGGLQRKRRAHFPAHLQAHLGHTRFGAADPPDFLNYEGCELLLISASDDIEEELGMELEPEGDGDISTCDLLKTFGDDVEAIPLLRGTWE from the exons ATGGGACAAGGTAAAGAAGTTAAAACGCGACCAGATCCTCAAGTTGAGATTCAG GAAAGAGGAgaaatattcttcttttatagGCCAAAGGTtaacaaagaagaagctcaCAGTGTGGACGATGTTCAAAGGTTATACATAGTGATGCGTCCTGAGTCCGGTGAGAATCCCACCGAGGAGAAACAAGACCCTCTTTCAGGTAAAGAAGGTTCTGATAAAGATTCCGGAGACGCGACTACTAGCGCTTCCGGCGCCAAGAACCAAGGTGGTGAAGGAGGACACGGCGTCGAGGTCGAG AAAGTGAACATCGAGAAACAGCTTCTGCTACGATTCATTGTGATGGGTAAGAAAAGTCTACCTGATCCGAGCAAGAAGTCGCAACCTTTTTGGGGATTCGTGGAGATGGTGACCACAAATGTTGAAGATGTTAAAACTGCTCTCAAAGGAG AGGAGTATGAGACGAAGACTCGAGGACATAGACACAAACCGCCGGCGAGAGCTGTCGGAGAAGGAATCTATCGAATTCTTCGACATAAGCCTAGTCCAACACGAAAACACCATACACATCTTGTCTACAAGCTCGAGTTCCCGTCTGAGTCCCAGAACAGAGCACAGGAGCCACAAGAGTCAATGAACATTGAACCCGAAGGATCCTTCTTGATCCAAATACGAAATCCAGAgcaaggaggaggaggaggaaggtcAGGGTTTGGTGGGctgcagagaaagagaagggcACACTTTCCGGCACATCTCCAAGCCCATTTAGGTCATACCCGGTTTGGGGCAGCGGACCCGCCCGATTTCCTGAATTACGAAGGATGCGAGTTGTTGCTGATCTCGGCGTCCGACGATATAGAGGAAGAGTTAGGGATGGAGTTGGAGCCTGAGGGTGACGGTGATATATCGACGTGCGATCTTTTGAAGACTTTTGGGGACGATGTTGAAGCCATTCCCCTGCTTCGCGGTACATGGGAGTAA
- the LOC104756000 gene encoding uncharacterized protein LOC104756000 isoform X2: MGQGKEVKTRPDPQVEIQERGEIFFFYRPKVNKEEAHSVDDVQRLYIVMRPESGENPTEEKQDPLSGKEGSDKDSGDATTSASGAKNQGGEGGHGVEKVNIEKQLLLRFIVMGKKSLPDPSKKSQPFWGFVEMVTTNVEDVKTALKGEEYETKTRGHRHKPPARAVGEGIYRILRHKPSPTRKHHTHLVYKLEFPSESQNRAQEPQESMNIEPEGSFLIQIRNPEQGGGGGRSGFGGLQRKRRAHFPAHLQAHLGHTRFGAADPPDFLNYEGCELLLISASDDIEEELGMELEPEGDGDISTCDLLKTFGDDVEAIPLLRGTWE; this comes from the exons ATGGGACAAGGTAAAGAAGTTAAAACGCGACCAGATCCTCAAGTTGAGATTCAG GAAAGAGGAgaaatattcttcttttatagGCCAAAGGTtaacaaagaagaagctcaCAGTGTGGACGATGTTCAAAGGTTATACATAGTGATGCGTCCTGAGTCCGGTGAGAATCCCACCGAGGAGAAACAAGACCCTCTTTCAGGTAAAGAAGGTTCTGATAAAGATTCCGGAGACGCGACTACTAGCGCTTCCGGCGCCAAGAACCAAGGTGGTGAAGGAGGACACGGCGTCGAG AAAGTGAACATCGAGAAACAGCTTCTGCTACGATTCATTGTGATGGGTAAGAAAAGTCTACCTGATCCGAGCAAGAAGTCGCAACCTTTTTGGGGATTCGTGGAGATGGTGACCACAAATGTTGAAGATGTTAAAACTGCTCTCAAAGGAG AGGAGTATGAGACGAAGACTCGAGGACATAGACACAAACCGCCGGCGAGAGCTGTCGGAGAAGGAATCTATCGAATTCTTCGACATAAGCCTAGTCCAACACGAAAACACCATACACATCTTGTCTACAAGCTCGAGTTCCCGTCTGAGTCCCAGAACAGAGCACAGGAGCCACAAGAGTCAATGAACATTGAACCCGAAGGATCCTTCTTGATCCAAATACGAAATCCAGAgcaaggaggaggaggaggaaggtcAGGGTTTGGTGGGctgcagagaaagagaagggcACACTTTCCGGCACATCTCCAAGCCCATTTAGGTCATACCCGGTTTGGGGCAGCGGACCCGCCCGATTTCCTGAATTACGAAGGATGCGAGTTGTTGCTGATCTCGGCGTCCGACGATATAGAGGAAGAGTTAGGGATGGAGTTGGAGCCTGAGGGTGACGGTGATATATCGACGTGCGATCTTTTGAAGACTTTTGGGGACGATGTTGAAGCCATTCCCCTGCTTCGCGGTACATGGGAGTAA
- the LOC104755999 gene encoding pyrophosphate-energized membrane proton pump 3 has translation MMMDEDVEQASLMSYTDKPRTFPDMRSKTYSPLIIRLLRNLNVRALSVLLLLSFGGIFYMGARTSPIIVFVFVVCIISFMLSVYLTKWVLAKDEGPPEMVQISDAIRDGAEGFFRTQYGTISKMAFLLAFVILCIYLFRNLTPQQEASGLGRTMSAYITVAAFLLGALCSGIAGYVGMWVSVRANVRVSSAARRSAREALQIAVRAGGFSALVVVGMAVIGIAILYSTFYVWLDVDSPGAMKVTDLPLLLVGYGFGASFVALFAQLGGGIYTKGADVGADLVGKVEQGIPEDDPRNPAVIADLVGDNVGDCAARGADLFESIAAEIISAMILGGTMAQKCKIEDPSGFILFPLVVHSFDLVISSIGILSIKGTRNASVKSPVEDPMVVLQKGYSLTIILAVLTFGASTRWLLYTEKAPSAWLNFFMCGLVGIITAYVFVWISRYYTDYKYEPVRTLALASSTGHGTNIIAGVSLGLESTALPVLVISVAIISAFWLGNTSGLMDENGNPIGGLFGTAVATMGMLSTAAYVLTMDMFGPIADNAGGIVEMSQQPESVREITDVLDAVGNTTKATTKGFAIGSAALASFLLFSAYMDEVSAFANVSFKEVDIAIPEVFIGGLLGAMLIFLFSAWACAAVGRTAQEVVNEVRRQFIERPGIMDYKEKPDYGRCVAIVASSALREMIKPGALAIVSPIAVGFVFRILGYYTGQPLLGAKVVAAMLMFATVCGILMALFLNTAGGAWDNAKKYIETGALGGKGSDSHKAAVTGDTVGDPFKDTAGPSIHVLIKMLATITLVMAPIFL, from the exons atgatgatgGATGAAGATGTTGAGCAAGCCAGTCTTATGTCTTACACTGACAAGCCAAGGACGTTTCCAGACATGCGTAGTAAAACCTACAGTCCATTG ATAATCCGGCTTCTGAGAAATTTAAATGTTCGTGCCCTTTCTGTACTTCTGCTTTTGAGTTTTGGAGGGATATTTTACATGGGAGCACGCACTTCTCCCATCATTGTGTTCGTCTTTGTAGTATGCATCATCAGCTTCATGTTGTCAGTTTATCTGACCAAGTGGGTATTAGCAAAAGATGAAGGACCTCCAGAGATGGTTCAG ATATCAGATGCTATACGTGATGGAGCTGAAGGATTTTTCAGAACGCAGTATGGTACTATATCAAAGATGGCGTTCTTGCTAGCTTTCGTCATTCTTTGCATATACTTGTTCCGTAACTTAACCCCCCAGCAAGAGGCTTCTGGTCTAGGAAG GACAATGTCTGCATATATTACTGTTGCTGCATTTCTTTTGGGGGCGTTATGTTCAGGTATTGCTGGTTATGTTGGAATGTGGGTGTCAGTTCGTGCTAATGTGCGGGTCTCCAGTGCTGCTAGACGATCCGCAAGGGAAGCATTGCAG ATAGCTGTTCGTGCTGGTGGATTCTCAGCGCTGGTTGTTGTTGGTATGGCTGTGATTGGTATTGCCATCCTGTATTCTACATTTTATGTATGGTTGGACGTGGATTCACCAGGCGCAATGAAGGTTACTGATC tgcctcttcttcttgtggGATATGGATTTGGTGCATCATTTGTTGCCTTATTTGCTCAGTTGGGTGGTGGAATATACACTAAGGGAGCTGATGTTGGGGCAGATTTGGTAGGAAAAGTTGAGCAGGGTATTCCTGAGGATGATCCTCGAAATCCTGCTGTTATTGCTGATTTG GTTGGAGACAATGTTGGGGACTGCGCTGCTCGTGGTGCTGATTTATTTGAAAGTATAGCTGCGGAAATCATTAGTGCAATGATACTTGGGGGTACAATGGCTCAGAAGTGCAAAATTGAAG ATCCATCTGGCTTTATTCTATTTCCTCTAGTTGTTCACTCTTTTGACTTGGTAATATCATCAATTGGTATTCTATCGATCAAGGGAACTCGAAATGCTAGTGTGAAATCTCCAGTAGAGGATCCAATGGTTGTGCTTCAGAAAGGATATTCGCTAACTATTATATTAGCTGTTTTGACATTTGGCGCG TCGACTCGTTGGCTGCTATACACTGAAAAAGCTCCGTCTGCTTGGTTGAATTTCTTTATGTGTGGCTTGGTTGGGATCATCACAGCTTATGTATTTGTCTGGATATCCAGATATTATACTGACTATAAGTATGAGCCTGTCCGGACATTGGCTCTTGCGAGCTCCACTGGTCATGGAACCAATATAATTGCTGGGGTCAGCTTGGGTCTGGAGTCCACGGCTCTTCCTGTTTTAGTTATAAGTGTAGCTATTATTTCTGCTTTTTGGCTGGGAAATACCTCGGGGCTTATGGATGAAAATGGAAACCCCATTGGAGGTCTATTTGGAACCGCTGTAGCTACAATGGGAATGCTAAGCACTGCAGCTTATGTACTTACAATGGACATGTTTGGTCCTATAGCTGATAATGCAGGTGGAATTGTTGAGATGAGCCAGCAG CCAGAAAGTGTCCGTGAGATCACAGATGTTCTTGATGCTGTTGGGAACACCACAAAAGCAACAACCAAAGGGTTTGCTATTGGATCTGCTGCCCTTGCATCATTCCTTCTTTTTAGTGCCTATATGGACGAGGTTTCAGCGTTTGCTAATGTGTCTTTCAAAGAG GTTGATATTGCTATCCCAGAAGTCTTCATAGGTGGGTTGTTAGGTGCCATGCTTATTTTCCTCTTTAGCGCTTGGGCTTGTGCAGCAGTTGGTCGAACTGCACAGGAGGTTGTCAACGAAGTAAGAAGACAGTTCATTGAGAGGCCTGGCATAATG GACTACAAGGAGAAACCAGATTATGGTCGATGTGTTGCCATTGTCGCGTCTTCAGCTTTGAGGGAAATGATAAAACCAGGAGCTTTGGCTATAGTATCACCGATTGCAGTTG GTTTCGTGTTCCGGATATTGGGATACTACACGGGACAACCTCTGCTTGGAGCAAAAGTAGTAGCTGCAATGTTAATGTTTGCAACAGTGTGTGGTATCTTAATGGCACTCTTCTTAAACACAGCAGGAGGTGCTTGGGACAATGCAAAGAAATACATTGAGACTGGAGCACTTGGAGGCAAAGGAAGTGATTCCCACAAAGCTGCAGTAACTGGTGATAC TGTGGGAGACCCTTTTAAGGACACAGCCGGACCGTCGATTCACGTTCTCATCAAAATGTTGGCGACTATCACGCTTGTCATGGCTCCAATCTTTCTCTGA
- the LOC104756001 gene encoding uncharacterized protein LOC104756001, giving the protein MKQPATPNAAEEATAEQKQKSKKFPTPTELISHYQKRGLEPAEASIKVIEDLQNALVRVVSSSRNQSSKDKLVTDARKIDAINGRLAVVDAKLETKPGYVETFVLGLASGAALNGVNSVWPHVTRGIAQIWSAVKSGTDPSSSAP; this is encoded by the coding sequence atgaagcaaccGGCGACACCGAACGCGGCGGAGGAAGCTACAGCAGAACAAAAGCAGAAATCGAAGAAATTCCCAACTCCGACGGAACTAATCTCTCACTACCAGAAACGAGGCCTTGAACCTGCCGAAGCTTCGATTAAGGTCATTGAAGACCTTCAAAACGCGCTCGTCCGGGTCGTTTCGTCTTCCAGAAACCAATCCAGCAAGGATAAGCTTGTAACCGACGCCAGAAAAATCGACGCCATTAACGGAAGGCTCGCAGTCGTCGACGCTAAGCTGGAGACCAAACCTGGGTACGTTGAGACTTTTGTGCTGGGTTTAGCTTCTGGTGCTGCACTTAACGGAGTTAACTCCGTCTGGCCTCACGTCACCAGAGGCATTGCCCAAATTTGGTCCGCCGTTAAGAGCGGGACTGATCCTTCTTCATCTGCCCCTTGA